From Betta splendens chromosome 3, fBetSpl5.4, whole genome shotgun sequence, the proteins below share one genomic window:
- the cry5 gene encoding cryptochrome circadian regulator 5: MAHSTLHWFRKGLRLQDNPALMAALRDCKELYPVFILDPYLHNKTCMGPNRWRFLIGSLKDLDLSLRKLNSRLFVVRGKPGEMLRELFSRWKITKLTYEYDTEPYSLSRDKEVAAVAQEHGVEVVYKVSHTLYDVDRIIEQNNGKTPLTYKRLQELTRSLGPPKKPIPAPSVENMQDVKTPCSENHEGKYGIPTLEELGHNTASLPEELFPGGEQEALRRLDEHMRRASWVCSFEKPQTSPNSLSPSTTVLSPYVTFGCLSARTFWWRLADVYQGKKHSQPPVSLHGQLLWREFFYTASVGVPNFNRMEGNPVCTQVDWDTNSEYVAAWREARTGFPFIDAIMTQLRQEGWIHHLARHAVACFLTRGDLWISWEEGQKVFEYLLLDGDWALNAGNWQWLSASTFFHQYFRVYSPIAFGKKTDKNGDYIKKYLPLLKKFPAEFIYEPWKAPRSVQLAAGCIVGKDYPRPIVQHEVVSKANIGRMKAAYARRPHDAAESPSKSPNNKPGAKRKVLSVADMLMKKQRKE; this comes from the exons ATGGCCCACTCCACCCTACACTGGTTCCGCAAGGGGCTCAGGCTGCAGGACAACCCGGCGCTGATGGCTGCGTTGAGGGACTGTAAAGAACTCTACCCGGTGTTCATCCTGGACCCGTACCTGCACAACAAGACCTGCATGGGCCCGAACCGCTGGAGGTTCCTCATCGGATCCCTGAAGGATCTGGACCTCAGCCTCAGGAAGCTCAACTCCAg gctgTTTGTTGTGAGGGGGAAACCGGGGGAGATGCTCCGCGAGCTCTTCAGCAGGTGGAAAATCACAAAGCTGACGTATGAATACGACACAGAGCCGTACAGCCTGAGCCGCGACAAAGAAGTGGCTGCAGTGGCCCAGGAACACGGTGTTGAAGTCGTCTACAAAGTCTCTCACACACTTTATGATGTGGACAG GATCATTGAGCAAAACAACGGGAAGACTCCTCTAACGTATAAGCGTCTACAGGAGCTGACGAGGAGCCTCGGGCCCCCGAAGAAGCCCATCCCAGCTCCAAGCGTGGAGAACATGCAAG ACGTGAAGACACCTTGTTCAGAAAACCACGAGGGGAAGTACGGGATCCCgaccctggaggagctgggccACAACACGGCGTCTCTGCCGGAGGAGCTGTTCCCGGGGGGAGAACAGGAGGCTCTGAGGAGGCTGGACGAGCACATGAGGCGAGCG AGTTGGGTGTGCAGCTTTGAGAAGCCCCAGACGTCTCCCAACTCCCTGAGCCCCAGCACCACGGTCCTCAGCCCGTACGTGACCTTCGGCTGCTTGTCCGCTCGCACGTTCTGGTGGAGGCTGGCGGACGTGTACCAGGGG AAGAAGCATTCGCAGCCTCCGGTTTCCCTCCATGGTCAGTTACTGTGGAGGGAGTTCTTCTACACAGCTAGTGTGGGGGTGCCCAACTTTAACAGGATGGAGGGGAACCCTGTCTGCACTCAGGTGGACTGGGACACCAACTCTGAATATGTGGCCGCGTGGAGAGAG GCTCGGACCGGGTTCCCCTTCATCGACGCCATCATGACGCAGCTGAGACAGGAGGGCTGGATCCACCACCTGGCCAGACACGCTGTGGCCTGTTTTCTCACCAGAGGGGACCTGTGGATCAGCTGGGAAGAAGGACAGAAG GTGTTTGAGTATCTGTTGCTGGACGGCGACTGGGCTCTGAATGCTGGGAACTGGCAGTGGCTCTCAGCCAGCACCTTCTTCCACCAATACTTCAGGGTCTACTCGCCCATTGCCTTTGGAAAGAAGACAGACAAAAATGGAGACTACATCAA AAAGTACCTTCCTCTTCTGAAGAAGTTCCCGGCGGAGTTCATCTACGAGCCCTGGAAAGCTCCGCGGAGCGTCCAGCTGGCGGCagggtgcattgtgggaaaggACTACCCTCGCCCCATCGTACAACACGAGGTGGTCAGCAAAGCGAACATCGGCAGAATGAAGGCCGCTTATGCCAGGAGGCCGCACGACGCCGCCGAGTCCCCGAGCAAGTCGCCCAACAACAAACCAG GTGCCAAACGCAAGGTTCTGTCCGTGGCTGACATGctgatgaaaaaacaaagaaaagaataa
- the LOC114852303 gene encoding aggrecan core protein-like: MIKLTALLYVCLNLVSASFDYFNFEAHAYSEPEDVLSVSIGLEGAQHALLGGSITLPCSFEDRTVPDPGAPTIAPLSHRIKWSLVTKEKVTTVLVALEGQVRIGEGYLDRVRLLGYPSTPTDASIQITELRSSDTGAYRCEVQQGIEDDHDIVHVRVQGIVFHYRAIMGRYTLTFEKAKAACSQNSAVIASPEQLQAAYDDGFHQCDAGWLSDQTVRYPIHDPRVNCYGDKEILPGVRTYGVRDLNETYDVYCFTETMAGRVFYTASAERFSYSQAVAACSQQGAQLATTGQLYLAWQGGMDVCNAGWLGDRSVRYPINVRRPQCGGGLLGVRTVYLHTNQTGYPHPSSRYDAFCYTDSPDEEGSGTIEEGSGVLSVTTVTQSPEVFFMRTTTSSEAAGEVETQQPYTETPTEEPLPQSPNVTELITELIKSVGAQPDVGGEPSKGFVMPPNGVVFHYRSASGRYAYSFVEAQLACQSVGASIATAEQLQAAYEGGYHQCDAGWLLDQTVRYPIVFPRDKCAGDLGDEPGVRSYGLRPAHERYDVYCYIDGLKGEVFHLGSAEGFTYEEAVSGCREQNAVLASTGELYAAWRMGFNKCRAGWLLDHSVRYPINSPRAECGAGKLGVHTVHTHPNQTGYPEPSAKFDAYCFRGDILRIANETGLNITDIQEALLNVTSITDLLRPAVPSIAAPVPVETSGSGSGSTDLESGSAIDKASGDHSGDVSGSGDLSGSGAQVISGDVSGSGHVSGSGEQAVSGDRSGSGDLSGYGYQTLFVEFSSSQEQSGSGNQAISGDTSGSGVLSGSGDQDLSGDVFGSGDLSGSGRAEPPGGESGLGSADFSASGLAGEEIGLDVSFSGINSILSGEGSGAEGFQEAGEGSTEILIIPPLESGSGAFSGSGELSGSGSGSRFVESGSSMDRSEESGQFSGTNSQDFYGFSSASASGESGELSGSGDARIVLLVDELTDASSPATRKEYELGGGQLMFSGSGDMSGSGISSGSGAESGSGFFSGLTFVALGVSDLTVPSFIEQEASGLLFYSSGQESGDNLSGSGSSAFIVSGSGASGSGTFELGTSGSGTFASGMLGSGASGLGASGSGKFGSGMVGSGASGLGTFGSEYSTSGEEGSVRFWNWESKALEDVKPPMELGQGSVEYSGEGSMSGFYSGDTHSSAASGISATGDPPQVMWPSSATEQTFTKSPTETEVSLHSVEQAQISNDVYFTLFPVVAPAGLAAPPTATTPPSVRMPGGAEDAGLAEGGTTSSDAASALLACMLHPGKSSLSHVALATSFTNCLALRCDRGAITASCSQLPSSPPLAETVVSSAPYFAEVDVCHSNPCANGATCVESADSYKCLCLPSYGGKHCEMDEQLCEEGWTKFQGNCYRHSSDRKTWLEAEQHCRDANAHLVSIITPEEQAFVNSNGQNYQWLGLNDKMVANDFRWTDGTPLQFENWRPNQPDNYFQTGEDCVVMIWHENGQWNDVPCNYHLPFTCKKGPASCGPPPEVDDAFMFGSRRDEYPVGAIIRYQCRPGFTQRRPPVVRCKADGKWETPLVKCTDVKARKRIEPRSRRSPAPSRSH, encoded by the exons ATGATAAAGCTGACTGCgctgctgtatgtgtgtctgaATCTCGTCTCAGCATCATTCGATTATTTTAACTTTGAGGCCCACGCCTACTCTG AACCAGAAGATGTCCTGAGTGTGAGCATAGGGTTAGAGGGAGCACAACACGCTCTACTGGGAGGAAGCATCACACTGCCATGTTCCTTTGAG GACCGGACCGTTCCAGACCCTGGAGCTCCCACCATTGCCCCCCTATCTCATCGCATCAAGTGGAGCCTGGTAACTAAAGAGAAGGTCACGACCGTCCTAGTGGCCTTGGAGGGGCAGGTGCGCATCGGCGAGGGTTACCTGGACAGAGTTCGGCTGTTGGGGTACCCCAGCACCCCCACCGACGCTAGCATCCAGATCACTGAGCTGCGTTCCAGTGACACAGGAGCGTACCGCTGCGAGGTCCAGCAGGGCATCGAAGATGACCACGACATCGTCCACGTGCGTGTTCAAG GTATTGTGTTCCATTACAGAGCTATCATGGGACGTTacactttgacctttgagaAGGCGAAAGCAGCGTGTTCCCAGAACAGCGCGGTTATAGCTTCACCTGAGCAACTTCAAGCCGCCTACGATGACGGATTTCATCAATGTGATGCTGGCTGGCTCTCAGATCAGACAGTCAG GTACCCCATCCATGATCCTCGTGTGAACTGCTATGGAGACAAAGAGATCCTGCCCGGAGTCAGGACGTATGGAGTGAGAGACCTCAATGAGACCTATGACGTTTACTGTTTCACAGAGACCATGGCAG GCAGAGTTTTCTACACTGCATCTGCAGAGAGGTTTAGCTACTCCCAAGCGGTGGCGGCGTGCTCCCAGCAGGGGGCTCAGCTGGCCACTACAGGCCAGCTCTACCTGGCCTGGCAGGGTGGGATGGACGTCTGTAACGCTGGCTGGCTCGGGGACAGAAGCGTCCGCTATCCCATCAACGTCCGTCGGCCACAGTGtggaggggggctgctggggGTGCGAACAGTTTACCTGCACACGAACCAGACAGGATACCCGCATCCCAGTTCCCGCTATGACGCCTTCTGCTACACAG ACTCGCCTGATGAGGAAGGTTCCGGCACCATAGAGGAGGGAAGCGGCGTGCTGAGTGTgaccacagtgacacaaagcccAGAGGTGTTCTTCATGAGGACGACCACCAGCAGTGAGGCAGCTGGGGAGGTGGAGACCCAGCAGCCCTACACAGAGACCCCCACTGAGGAACCGCTGCCTCAGTCGCCCAACGTCACTGAGCTCATCACAGAACTGATCAAGTCAGTCGGTGCTCAGCCAGATGTGGGCGGGGAGCCCAGCAAAGGCTTTGTGATGCCTCCAAATG GGGTGGTCTTCCACTACCGCTCCGCCTCTGGACGCTACGCCTACAGCTTTGTTGAGGCTCAGCTGGCCTGTCAGAGTGTTGGAGCCTCCATtgccacagcagagcagctgcaggcagcaTATGAGGGAGGGTATCACCAATGTGATGCAGGATGGCTGCTTGACCAGACAGtaag GTATCCCATCGTTTTCCCTAGAGACAAGTGTGCTGGAGATCTGGGGGATGAACCTGGAGTCCGGTCCTACGGTCTGAGGCCAGCCCATGAGCGATATGATGTGTACTGTTACATAGATGGGCTGAAAG GGGAGGTTTTCCACCTGGGCTCTGCTGAGGGTTTCACCTATGAAGAGGCTGTTTCTGGCTGTAGAGAGCAGAATGCTGTGCTCGCCTCCACCGGAGAGCTCTACGCAGCCTGGAGAATGGGTTTCAACAAATGCCGTGCTGGGTGGCTCCTGGATCACAGTGTCCGTTACCCGATCAACAGCCCCCGCGCTGAGTGTGGCGCAGGGAAGTTAGGCGTGCACACCGTTCACACTCACCCCAACCAGACGGGCTACCCTGAGCCCAGTGCCAAGTTTGACGCATACTGTTTCAGAG GGGACATTTTACGTATTGCAAACGAAACTGGACTGAACATCACAGACATTCAGGAAGCTCTCCTTAACGTCACCTCAATAACTGATTTGTTGCGGCCTG CAGTTCCTTCCATTGCTGCCCCCGTCCCTGTGGAGACCTCAGGCTCTGGGTCTGGGTCAACAGACTTAGAATCAGGATCTGCAATCGACAAAGCCTCTGGAGATCACTCTGGAGATGTGTCTGGCTCTGGAGACTTGTCTGGTTCTGGAGCTCAGGTTATCTCTGGAGATGTGTCAGGCTCTGGACATGTATCTGGTTCTGGAGAGCAAGCTGTCTCTGGTGATCGCTCTGGATCTGGAGACTTGTCAGGGTATGGATATCAGACATTATTTGTGGAATTCTCTAGTTCTCAAGAACAGTCTGGTTCTGGAAATCAGGCAATCTCTGGAGACACGTCTGGTTCTGGAGTGCTGTCTGGTTCTGGAGACCAGGATCTTTCTGGAGATGTGTTTGGCTCTGGAGACCTGTCGGGCAGTGGGAGAGCTGAGCCGCCAGGTGGAGAATCGGGTCTGGGCAGTGCAGacttttctgcctcaggtctCGCTGGAGAAGAAATTGGACTTGATGTCAGTTTTTCAGGCATTAACAGCATTCTCTCTGGAGAAGGCTCTGGTGCAGAAGGATTTcaagaagcaggagagggaagTACAGAAATCCTTATAATCCCTCCACTTGAATCAGGATCTGGAGCATTCAGTGGTAGTGGGGAACTGTCTGGCAGCGGGTCTGGATCCAGGTTTGTGGAGAGTGGCTCATCCATGGACAGGTCTGAAGAAAGTGGACAGTTTTCTGGCACCAATAGTCAGGACTTTTATGGATTCTCCTCTGCAAGTGCTAGTGGAGAGTCGGGAGAGCTTTCAGGAAGTGGAGATGCTCGAATTGTGCTGCTAGTTGATGAGCTGACGGATGCATCCTCTCCTGCTACCCGTAAGGAGTATGAGCTTGGTGGAGGCCAACTGATGTTTAGTGGCTCTGGAGACATGTCAGGTTCTGGAATTTCCAGTGGTTCAGGTGCTGAAAGTGGTTCAGGATTCTTCTCAGGCTTAACCTTTGTGGCATTAGGGGTCAGTGACCTCACAGTGCCATCCTTCATAGAACAGGAGGCCTCTGGGTTGTTGTTCTACAGCTCTGGGCAGGAAAGTGGTGACAATttgtctggatctggaagcTCTGCTTTCATTGTATCTGGATCAGGAGCTTCTGGATCAGGAACATTTGAATTGGGAACGTCTGGATCAGGAACATTTGCATCTGGAATGCTTGGATCAGGAGCTTCTGGATTGGGAGCGTCTGGATCAGGAAAGTTTGGATCGGGAATGGTTGGATCAGGAGCGTCTGGATTGGGAACCTTTGGGTCTGAATACTCTACAAGTGGAGAGGAAGGCAGTGTACGATTCTGGAACTGGGAATCTAAGGCATTAGAAGACGTTAAGCCACCCATGGAGCTTGGACAGGGATCAGTGGAATACAGTGGAGAAGGAAGCATGAGTGGCTTCTACTCTGGAGACACCCACTCATCTGCAGCCAGCGGCATTTCTGCTACTGGCGACCCACCGCAGGTGATGTGGCCTTCTTCAGCCACTGAACAGACATTTACAAAGAGCCCAACAGAAACAGAGGTTTCCCTGCACAGTGTGGAACAGGCCCAGATTTCCAATGATGTCTACTTCACCCTCTTCCCTGTGGTGGCTCCTGCTGGGCTGGCTGCTCCCCCGACCGCCACAACACCACCCTCTGTGCGGATGCCAGGAGGTGCTGAAGACGCTGGTTTAGCAGAAGGTGGGACAACATCTTCC GACGCCGCCTCCGCCCTGCTTGCATGCATGCTACACCCAGG TAAGTCTAGTCTGTCCCATGTTGCATTAGCCACTTCCTTCACTAACTGCTTGGCGCTGAGGTGTGATCGTGGTGCTATCACAGCTTCATGCTCTCAGCTTCCATCCTCCCCACCCCTCGCTGAAACAGTAGTGTCATCCGCCCCCTATTTTGCAGAGGTAGATGTGTGCCATTCCAACCCTTGCGCCAATGGAGCCACCTGCGTGGAGAGTGCAGACTCTTACAAATGCTTATGCCTGCCCAGCTACGGAGGGAAACACTGTGAGATGG ACGAGCAGCTGTGTGAAGAAGGTTGGACTAAGTTTCAGGGGAACTGCTACCGACATTCCAGCGACAGGAAGACGTGGCTGGAGGCGGAGCAGCACTGCCGGGACGCGAACGCCCACCTGGTCAGCATCATCACGCCGGAGGAACAGGCCTTCGTGAACT CCAATGGACAAAACTATCAGTGGCTCGGCCTCAACGACAAGATggtggcaaacgacttccgctGGACAGACGGCACTCCGCTG CAATTTGAGAACTGGAGGCCGAACCAGCCTGACAACTACTTCCAAACTGGCGAAGACTGCGTGGTGATGATCTGGCACGAGAACGGCCAGTGGAACGACGTCCCCTGCAACTACCACCTGCCGTTCACCTGCAAGAAAGGCCCAG CGTCCTGCGGCCCGCCGCCGGAGGTGGACGACGCCTTCATGTTCGGCAGCCGGAGGGACGAGTACCCTGTCGGCGCCATCATCCGCTACCAGTGCAGGCCGGGGTTCACGCAGCGCCGCCCGCCCGTGGTCCGCTGTAAAGCAGACGGAAAGTGGGAGACGCCGCTGGTGAAGTGCACCGACG TGAAAGCCAGAAAACGGATAGAGCCGAGGAGCCGCAGGAGTCCAGCGCCCAGCAGGAGTCACTGA